DNA from Bacteroidota bacterium:
AATTGCACCCAACACCCTTACCCAGGATGAAACAGCCCAGGGCTGGATACTCCTTTTCGACGGCGAGAACCCCGATCAATGGAGAGGATACAACAAAGAAGAATTCCCCGGTGGTTGGGAAGTGGTTGACGGAACCATCCACGTGATTGGTTCAGGCCGTGGAGAGGCCGGACAAGGAGGGGACATCATCACTAAGGACAAGTTTAAAAACTTCGAGCTGGCATTGGAATGGAAGGTAGATACCGGAGGTAACAGCGGTATTTTTTACCTGGCCAGGGAAGTGGAAGGCGAGCCCATCTGGAAAAACTCTCCCGAGATGCAGATCCTGGATAACATCAACCATCCCGATGCCGTGCTGGGCATTCAGGGCAACCGTCAGGCCGGTGCATTATACGACCTGATCCCTGCCGAACCCCAGAACGCCAAAGGCCCGGGAGAATGGAACTCCGTGAAGATCATGGTTTACAACGGAACCGTCGTCCACTGGATGAACGGCGAACAGGTGCTGGAGTATCACCTCTGGACCGACGACTGGAAGAATATGGTTGCCAACAGCAAGTTCAAGGATTATGAGCTTTTCGTCAATACGGCGGAAGAAGGCCATATAGGATTGCAGGACCACGGCGACGATGTATGGTTCAGGAACATAAAAATCAGAGAATTATAGGAAAGATATGACGCAGCGCATAGCCATATCCTGCATCATCTTCCTGAGTATCTCCGCACATTTATCAGCACAGATCGACCGTTACTGGTCGCAGAATTTCAACGATGAATCGTCGATGCTGGCAGGTGCAGTAGTGGGAGGTGATGCAGGCGTGGCTTCTATTTACTATAATCCCGCTAATATTTCCGAGATCACAGAATCAAGGCTGTCTGTGAGCGTGAGCTTGTTCTCCCTTTCCATGTACAATCTTAAAAATGCAGTGGGGGATGATCTTGACCTTAACAAAACCAAGTTCATGGCTCAGCCCCGGTTTATATCTTATCTTCTCGATTTCAAGAGATTTCCAAAGGTAAGCATGGAACTGGCATTCATGAATGTAGCCAATAACCAGGTAAGGTTTTCTTATACCGAAGATGAGCATATGGATATCCTCACAGAATTACCCGGAGAGGAAAGATATTACGCTTCATATGTACAGGAAAACAATTACCGTGATGATTATTTCGGGGCCGGGTTTTCCTATCAGTTCAGCGATAGGTTTTGGGTAGGCACCAGCGCGCTGGTCTCGGTGAAATCGGTAAGGAGCCTGCGTGATCTTGACATTGAAGCCATACCTCTTACCGATTCGGTCGGGCCGCCGGGGTCACAGGTGCCGGCTTATGATGCATCCTATGCGGAATATGATGAGATACGATTCGACAATTTCAGTCTGGTATGGAAGTTTGGCGCTGCCTATCGTTTTCGCTTCATCCGGTTGGGAATGAATATTTCACTTCCATCGGCAAATCTCTTCACCGGTGGCAAGTATGCGAGCAGGCTCATTAAGCAGAACAACATCACAAGCCCTGATGGCATCACTTTCCTGCCGGATTATTCTTTTGCAGGAACAATGTCGCGCAAGGAACTGAAAGTCAGGTATCGCACTCCATTTTCACTTGCCATTGGCGCCACCTTCAATTCCCCGACGCAACCCGACAAGTCGTTTTTCCTGACGGCCGAATATTTTGCTGCCTTACCGGTTTATGAGATGTTACATGGAGACGGATATCCGGCTCCCATGCCGGAAGGAGTCATAGGTGTTGATTCCGCTTCCTGGATGACCTACAAGGCAGCCGCCAGGGATCTGATCAATCTGGCAACAGGATACCGATGGATCATATCACCAAAGGTACTGCTGCTGGCAGGGTTTAAGACCGACTTTAATTTCCTTAAAGGCGTTGTCATCGATGGTAACCGGACGGATAACTACTCCATCAACGTTTACCACCTGACCAGCGGATTCAGGATAAAAATCAAACAAAACGTTATTTTATGGGGAATACAATACTCTTTTGGTTACGACAAGGGCAAGAAGCAACTCATGAACCTGAGCAATCCGGTGGAGTATAATCAAAGTGAACAAAAACCTCTCCAGGGAACACGTGAAAACAACATGAACGTGCTATACAACGGGTTAAGCTTCTTCCTGGGAGCAACCTTTAATTTTGGCGGTAAAGCCGATTAAGAGACCTATCTTGGGATGGAAGCAATGTCCTTCACAGCTTCAATAGCCATATCGACATGCTCATCCGTATTGAACGGACCGATACTAAGGCGCACGGTTCCATGAATCTGGTCGGTACCCAGCCCTACGTGTACCAGCGGAGCGCACTGCAATCCGGTACGGCAGGCGATATTGTAATCTACATCCAGCATGGTCCCAACATCACCGGATTCGAATCCCTTCACATTGAAACTCAGCACAGGATTTTGGTTTTCTATGCCCTTAGCACAGTATATTGTGATATTTTCTATTTCCGACAGGCCTTTGCGGAGTTTGTCCCATAAGGTAATCTCCTTGTGGTGGAGGTTTTCTATCCCCTGTTCCATCACCCATTTGGTACCGGCATAAAGCCCGGCTACCCCGACAATATTCAGTGTACCGCATTCCATGCGGTAAGGGAATTCCGAGAGGTGGGTTTTCTGGGCAGACCTGACCCCGGTGCCTCCGAAGCGGGTACCTCTGACAGGGATGTTATCCATGATATAGGAACCACCAATTCCGGTAGGGCCCATCAGGCATTTATGACCGGTGAAAGCAAAGGCATCGATGCCCATGGCCTGCATATCCACCGGGGTGGCGCCGGCACTCTGCGACCCGTCGACAACAAAAAACACCCCGTTTTCTTTGCATATCTTTCCGATCTCCATGAGTGGCTGAATCGTACCAATCACGTTGGAGCTGTGGTTCACCACCACCATTTTGGTGTTCTTTTTCAAAGCTTTGCGGATATCATCCGGGTTGACAAAGCCGCTGGCATCAAAGGGAACATGAGTAACTTCGATAATTCCATCCATCTCCAAATGATAGAGTGGGCGGAGGACAGAGTTATGCTCCAGCATGGTAGTAATCACATGATCGCCTTTTTCTGCCATTCCCAGCAGGATCATGTTGAGAGAATCGCTCGCGTTATAACTGAATGTAAGCCTGTTAGGGTCACCGTCTCCGTTAAACAGTTCCATTAAAAGTTTACGGGTATTGTAAACGATCTCTTCCGTCTCAATAGCCGCATCAAACCCTGATCGGCCGGGGTTTACCCCGTGTTTCCGGTAAAACTTGTCCATGTAATCATACACCACTTCCGGTTTGGGAAAGGTTGTAGCGGAATTGTCGAGATAAATAAGTTTGCTCATAACAGCTTGTTTGGGTCAATGGTTTATTGTTTATTGTTTTCCAGGATGAGTGCATCGGCAACCACTTCAGCAAGGGTCTTGATCTGCACACCCAGTTTATACGCGGCATTGATCTGGATCAACTGATCAACGCAGTTATGGCAGGGTGTAACAACGATTTTGGCCCCTGTCTTACGGATCTGTTCGGCTTTCAGGCCGCCAATTTTCATCCTGCGCTCGTTATATTCGCTCATGGAAAGTTGTCCACCGCCCCCACCGCAACAAAGGTTATCGGTGCCATGAGGGGTCATCTCCACGAAATCTTTTACGGTATGTTTCAGGATATAGCGCTGCTCATCGACAATACCACCGCTCCTGACAAGGTTGCAGGGGTCATGGAGAGTAACCCTTTCGGTATTCTTTTCCGGGTCGGTCTTTATTTTACCGATGCGGATGTATTCTGCCAGGAGTTCAACAGAGGTAAGGGTTTCAAAAGGATATTCCTTTCCCATGTAATTGGGGCCTTCCCAGCGGAAAGAACGGGAGCCGTGACCGCATTCGGCAAGAACGCAGCGTTTTGCACCCCTTATCTCCATCTCATCATGAAGACGCCGTGCTATCTCCCTTGCTTCCTCATTATTTCCTGAAAAATAAGCATAATTGGTTACATCGTACATACGGGTTGATAAGGACCAGCTTTCCCCAGCCGCATAAAACACTTTGGCCATAGCAGAAATGGATAAAGGGAAAAACTTGGGTTCCCTGGGGTTCAGTGTATACAGGATGTCCTTATCATTCTGATCAAGTGGAATACAAGCATTATCATCGTTCACCTCAAAACGGAGGTCTTCTTCCAGCCATTGAACGGTATCCACCAGCTCCTGTGTGGGTATCGACATATTGTTGCCTGTGGTCATGGCAGCATTCACCGTCGATTGAAGCGTAGCGGGGACATAGCCCATGTTGGCCAGCATGGTCCTGCCTGTCCTTACCAGGTACCCGATATCCACCCCGATGGAGCAGTGCACCGTACAGCGATCGCACATGGTGCAGGAACCGTAAAGCAGATCCACCATTTCTTCGATGGTGGCTTCGTTCAGTTCACGGGCCCCGGTCAGCCATGGGAAATATTTTCCCGAAAAAGTATGATACCTGCGATATATGGAAGCAACAATATCCACTTTTTTAGCCGGGACAAAGCGTTCATCACCGTAAACCTGGTAATAGACGCAACTTTCCGCACAAAGACCGCAATGAACACAACTGTTCAGATGTGTCAGCAGGCGGGAGTTTCCGTTGACTTCCAACGGCTCCAGCCCTTTCTTCATTATTTCACCGTTAAAGTCGCTCATTCACTCTGATTATTGATCTTCCTGGGAGGCCATACGCCGCGCCAACCGTAAAAATACCCGAGCTGATAGCGGGCCGCAAAAAAGTATACCGTATGTTTAAGCTTACCTAATGGCAGGTAAAGCAGTAATAAACTAACACCGATATAATACAACGGTCTGACATTATCCAGGAATAAGGAAAGTAAAGTAAGAACCTGAAATCCTGTTACCAGGAGATTTGAAATAAAATCATCCGGGTTTGACAAACTGCGCAACTGCTTTCCCAGTATCCTTTTAATTAATATTGCCAGTCCGCTGAATGACGACACAGCCAGAACCCCTCCCAGTAACCATTTTATTATCCCGGTTGGGTAAAAAGAAAACAGGAAAAGGAAAAACAGGAAAATGGAAAGAAAAGTCCCTATATGATAAAAAATTCCTGCAGTATAAGTAGGAAGATGCAGATAAGCCGATTCCTTTTTCTTTGGGCTCATAGCCCCCGAAAAAGAATAACGTATTGCGTTGCCTGTGGTTCCTGCAGGAGCTGAAAAATCAATTGGTTTTCCTGCACGCAGCAGGAGGATGAAATGATAAAGGCAGCTTATCAGGCAAACTGCAAGTGAAAACAGTGTCAACCATAGATACCAATGCATAAGTAATAGATTATCCGTTACACACAACCATCGGGTTTGGGCAGACCGGCAACACGGCAGGCACCGCGGGCAGGGCCAAGGGGGAAAAGTTCATAGATCTCTCTTAACCTGACTCCCGTATCCTGGCAAATCGTTCTCACCATAGGAGCCATACCCTTTTCCTCCCAGTTCTTACGGATAACGTTAACTATTGCCCAATGCTTGTCATTCATCTCTTCTATGCCATCATAACGCGCAATTAACCTCGCAACCTCCTCATCCCAGATGTGAGGATCCTGCAGGAAGCCATCACCATCCACTTCAAATATTCTTCCTTCAATCTCCAGGGTAGCCATATAAATACCTTTTAATTATTGTTAACTATTTCCTCTTCAAATTTATCCAGGATTTCTTCGGGAGACATTGTCGAATCCGGTAATACAAAATCCGGACAAAGGTCGTACCTGTTCTTTGTTACAAACCGTTTACAACCCTCCCATGGATCACCCTCACCTTTACAAAAATGTTCGATGTATTTGAGTTTCGACACATTATCATCCATTACTTTCACGGTGGTGACAAGACGGCATGTTTTATAATTCGGACAGGTTTTGTTCATCTTGAAATCCTTAAAGGGCCGAAATTATAAAAATTTTTTTGATCGAATGATTTAAATATGTGAGGATTTACTTTATTGATAATTGATTTAAATAAATCTGACTGGTATTTTCAAAAACTTACTATTGATTTCATACGGTGAAATATCGTATCTTTAGTAACTCTATACAAATAAAACCATGAAACGAATTATTTTAGCATTAGTCATTTTGAGTATCCTGATATTTCAGGAAACTCAGGCAACTGACATTCTGGTGGTTGACCGTGACGGTAGCGCTTGGAACCCGGCTTTTACCGACTGCTGGCCCAGGTTTATGGATGCGCTTGATGCCAACGGGCTAAACTATGATTACTGGGAAGTTGCCCAACAGGCCGACAATGGCCCATCATTTGAAGTCATGCAACACTATCCGGTAGTGATCTGGTTTACCGGTGAAGTGTACTCCATGCAATCTACCCTCACCGTGGAAGATGAGATACAATTATCTGCTTACCTCAATAATGGGGGTAAGCTATTTCTTTCTTCCCAGGATTATCTTTACGACCGGTACCCATCGGGTTTTGGGGAAGATGATTTTCCCAGGAATTACCTGGGGCTGTTGACGGTAGAATACGATGTCTGGGTAGTTAATGCTCCTGATCTTCTGAATATTACAGGGGTTTCAGGAACCCTGGCTGAGGGTTATGATTTTTTCCTGGAAGACATTTTTTCAACAGCAACCCGTGAAGGTTTGTATGTTGACAGGATCACATGGTCGGTAAGTCAGGCAGCGTTGGAAGCAAACGGCACTTCTCTGACCGGGCCATGCGCTGTACAATATGATGCCGGATCGTACCGTGCATTTTTTACAACTGCTTCATTTGCGGCCATTCAGGATGCTTCGGTAAGAAATAACCTCATCCTGGACATTTATCAATTCCTGCGTTACGGGGGATATGAAGAATGTTACCCGTATTATTCAGGATTCGATCATCTCAACATAACCCAGAAGCTTTGCCAGCAGGATCCTTGCTGGATCCCTTATGACTTTACCCCCGGTTCACTGATCGATCCGGGTATAACAAACCTAAATCCCCGAAGCCATCCCAATTCCGTGGTTATGGTGAATGGAGATCATACAATATTTTATGCCTATAAATACAATGGGCATCATCTTTTGAGCTGTGATCTTTTCATCGACCCATTGTTTACCGGGGATATTTTTATAAGACAGGTTGGTGCGATTGCTTGCCGGTTTGATTTTTCTTCCGCTACGTGCACGCTTCATGCCGGAGGCACCCTTATTACAGTCCCCTGGGTTCCATCCTACTGGAATAATTTCCAGGCATGGATTGACCTGGGATCGGATTATTATTACCTCTTCTTTAACGAAGCCCTCATATATGAAGGGCAATTCTCCATGCAAAGCAACGGCAGCCCAGGGTTCAAGGTATTGGAATCTTTTGAGATCCACGCAACCGGGGGGGCACCTTTGTATCTCGATAATTTCTTCCTGATCCCTGTTCAGGATTGCGAACAATATGAAATGTTCACCGCAGGAGAATATATTTGTCTTCAATCCCCCCTCTGGAAAACCTGGGACGATGTGCCCGGCACCTCAGAAGATGCATATGTTTCGGAAGATATTGCCTTCCATCAGTCGCTGAAGATCGAAGATCAGACAAACATCTATAAGGCTTTTTCCTGGGAAAGCTTTACCGACGGATATCATGTGCTGCAGATGAACATTATGGTAGCCCCGGATCATACCGCCTACCTGAACCTCCAGAAAGAAGTCGGCATTATGGGGTTTTATTACGGACTGGAAATATTTCTGGAAGCCGATGGCACCGGCAGCTTAAATGCAGGTGGGATAGCTTCGGCCTCATTCGCTTATGATCAGGGGGAATGGCAGCATCTGGAAATACATATTGACCTGGATGCCGACCTTTGTCAGGTGTGGCTGGATGGCATGCTGATCCACGAATATCCCTGGTCAACCGGCAATAACGGCATTCCCGGGCCGGTAAAATTTGGCTTTCTCAACATTGCTGCCTGGAACCCGGCTGGATATACCACACTTGCTTACGTTAACGAAGTTTGCTTCAGTACCTATACCGGGGTCGGCCTGCCGCTCATGGGAGAAACACAACCTGCCGTATTGCTTTTTCCGAATCCTGTTAAAGACTGCTTTTTCCTGGAAGCTCCATGGGATATACAATCATACCGGGTATATAACCTCAACGGACAATTGATTGAATCAGGGAATAGCCGTTCCTCCAGGATAGAACTGGATGCCTCGTCATGGCCTGCAGGGGTATATCTGATACGCCTGTTTTCACAGGATCAATGCCTGATGGGCAAGATGGTCAGGTATTAATCCTATTCTGAAACCACCAGTTTCGACCAGGATTCACCGCTTCCTGAACGAAAGCAGATGATGTATGTTCCTGGTTTCACATCAGGATTCCATATAGTCTGGCCTAACCCTTCAGGAAATAAACCCAGGTTTTCCCTTTTAACGAGGCGTCCGGAAATGTCATATACGCTTAATTCCAAATATTGAATATTTTCCAGGAAGAACTCTATTCTGGTTTCCGACTGGGCTGGGTTTGGAAAGATGCGGATTATTCCCGGCCTGCTAAGGGCAGAAGAAGGCTGCAATCCCGTGAAAAGGGATTCATAGCAACCCATATCAATCCTGCCTCCTATAACACGGGCATTTCCTGCCAGGCAATATGGATACAAAAACAAACCGGTAGTATCCGGTGTTCCGGCGTTAATGCAGGGAGATCCTGCTGATAGGGTAAGGTCATGGCTGAGGGTATCGGTAAATTCCGGGTTGGTCTGGATATTGTTTTCATAAATACCTGTATAACCCGCACCACCGCCGCTACCGGCAAACATCTCCCAGCCTCCCTGCACATTGCAGTAATAAAAGTCGGCCGATGCATAGCTGTCCCACAGGTATACCTGGGGTCCCGGACCGCTGGCCGTATTGCCCCACAGGATACAGTTGTAAAGGGCAGGAATCAGAGAATCCTTAACATACAACCCCCCGCCATAAACAGACTGATTATAGGCTATGGTATTGTTGACAAATAGCGGCCCTGCATCGATACAGGCTATGCCACCGCCAAAAAAGACCGATCCGTTTTGTGTGAAAAGATTATTACACTGGCTGTGGAAATTCTCATAATAATGCAGGAAACCCACAGCACCTCCCAAAGCGCTGTAATTCAGGGTAAATGAATTATTGCATAGC
Protein-coding regions in this window:
- a CDS encoding aminotransferase class V-fold PLP-dependent enzyme, which produces MSKLIYLDNSATTFPKPEVVYDYMDKFYRKHGVNPGRSGFDAAIETEEIVYNTRKLLMELFNGDGDPNRLTFSYNASDSLNMILLGMAEKGDHVITTMLEHNSVLRPLYHLEMDGIIEVTHVPFDASGFVNPDDIRKALKKNTKMVVVNHSSNVIGTIQPLMEIGKICKENGVFFVVDGSQSAGATPVDMQAMGIDAFAFTGHKCLMGPTGIGGSYIMDNIPVRGTRFGGTGVRSAQKTHLSEFPYRMECGTLNIVGVAGLYAGTKWVMEQGIENLHHKEITLWDKLRKGLSEIENITIYCAKGIENQNPVLSFNVKGFESGDVGTMLDVDYNIACRTGLQCAPLVHVGLGTDQIHGTVRLSIGPFNTDEHVDMAIEAVKDIASIPR
- a CDS encoding (Fe-S)-binding protein, with product MSDFNGEIMKKGLEPLEVNGNSRLLTHLNSCVHCGLCAESCVYYQVYGDERFVPAKKVDIVASIYRRYHTFSGKYFPWLTGARELNEATIEEMVDLLYGSCTMCDRCTVHCSIGVDIGYLVRTGRTMLANMGYVPATLQSTVNAAMTTGNNMSIPTQELVDTVQWLEEDLRFEVNDDNACIPLDQNDKDILYTLNPREPKFFPLSISAMAKVFYAAGESWSLSTRMYDVTNYAYFSGNNEEAREIARRLHDEMEIRGAKRCVLAECGHGSRSFRWEGPNYMGKEYPFETLTSVELLAEYIRIGKIKTDPEKNTERVTLHDPCNLVRSGGIVDEQRYILKHTVKDFVEMTPHGTDNLCCGGGGGQLSMSEYNERRMKIGGLKAEQIRKTGAKIVVTPCHNCVDQLIQINAAYKLGVQIKTLAEVVADALILENNKQ
- a CDS encoding T9SS type A sorting domain-containing protein, encoding MKRIILALVILSILIFQETQATDILVVDRDGSAWNPAFTDCWPRFMDALDANGLNYDYWEVAQQADNGPSFEVMQHYPVVIWFTGEVYSMQSTLTVEDEIQLSAYLNNGGKLFLSSQDYLYDRYPSGFGEDDFPRNYLGLLTVEYDVWVVNAPDLLNITGVSGTLAEGYDFFLEDIFSTATREGLYVDRITWSVSQAALEANGTSLTGPCAVQYDAGSYRAFFTTASFAAIQDASVRNNLILDIYQFLRYGGYEECYPYYSGFDHLNITQKLCQQDPCWIPYDFTPGSLIDPGITNLNPRSHPNSVVMVNGDHTIFYAYKYNGHHLLSCDLFIDPLFTGDIFIRQVGAIACRFDFSSATCTLHAGGTLITVPWVPSYWNNFQAWIDLGSDYYYLFFNEALIYEGQFSMQSNGSPGFKVLESFEIHATGGAPLYLDNFFLIPVQDCEQYEMFTAGEYICLQSPLWKTWDDVPGTSEDAYVSEDIAFHQSLKIEDQTNIYKAFSWESFTDGYHVLQMNIMVAPDHTAYLNLQKEVGIMGFYYGLEIFLEADGTGSLNAGGIASASFAYDQGEWQHLEIHIDLDADLCQVWLDGMLIHEYPWSTGNNGIPGPVKFGFLNIAAWNPAGYTTLAYVNEVCFSTYTGVGLPLMGETQPAVLLFPNPVKDCFFLEAPWDIQSYRVYNLNGQLIESGNSRSSRIELDASSWPAGVYLIRLFSQDQCLMGKMVRY
- a CDS encoding DUF1080 domain-containing protein, which codes for MKKVLLFCIIPAILVSCNMQTKQTQDVAEEEQVMEEVIAPNTLTQDETAQGWILLFDGENPDQWRGYNKEEFPGGWEVVDGTIHVIGSGRGEAGQGGDIITKDKFKNFELALEWKVDTGGNSGIFYLAREVEGEPIWKNSPEMQILDNINHPDAVLGIQGNRQAGALYDLIPAEPQNAKGPGEWNSVKIMVYNGTVVHWMNGEQVLEYHLWTDDWKNMVANSKFKDYELFVNTAEEGHIGLQDHGDDVWFRNIKIREL
- a CDS encoding T9SS type A sorting domain-containing protein, with protein sequence MRSKLFNGSLILVIFMILVQAVIADSITVSGFVSGTWDVDTVYVTDDISIPEGESLVIFPGTLIRFEGMYALYVRGSLQAQGLEGNPVIFKSGDTTGFSVDTLARGGWNGIRFYYTDPGADSSIMEYCIFHHGKAVSQDSLRNYGGALSIQFFDKVRIDHCTFEDNFAFYNGGAVYLEEADVLIRNSVFTGNRCGPPYDPYGYGGAVCSDHSEVIILDNSFNDNYSTGVGGAVAIRFRDARLCNNSFTLNYSALGGAVGFLHYYENFHSQCNNLFTQNGSVFFGGGIACIDAGPLFVNNTIAYNQSVYGGGLYVKDSLIPALYNCILWGNTASGPGPQVYLWDSYASADFYYCNVQGGWEMFAGSGGGAGYTGIYENNIQTNPEFTDTLSHDLTLSAGSPCINAGTPDTTGLFLYPYCLAGNARVIGGRIDMGCYESLFTGLQPSSALSRPGIIRIFPNPAQSETRIEFFLENIQYLELSVYDISGRLVKRENLGLFPEGLGQTIWNPDVKPGTYIICFRSGSGESWSKLVVSE
- a CDS encoding TusE/DsrC/DsvC family sulfur relay protein; the protein is MATLEIEGRIFEVDGDGFLQDPHIWDEEVARLIARYDGIEEMNDKHWAIVNVIRKNWEEKGMAPMVRTICQDTGVRLREIYELFPLGPARGACRVAGLPKPDGCV